In Lycium barbarum isolate Lr01 chromosome 9, ASM1917538v2, whole genome shotgun sequence, the DNA window ttttttttttttttttttgaggcatAGTTCATTTGAGGGATACCAAAAACATTAGGAGCATAAGGAAAGAGCACAACAAATAAAAGCATCTCTACTCATATAAGCTTAATGGATCACACCAAGGACTTGGAAGTGTTAAATTACATGAAATATAGATAAGAATATGTTTTCGAAATCATCTCAGTGCAATAAATCAGTTACTTCCGGAATGCTCGACAGACATTTGTGTAAAATAAGATATTTTCCCTATTGCATGCCGTACAGAAGCTCGATTAGGATGTCGAGCGAGTACATTAACATATTCCACCGCAGTTGTCTTCCAAAATGCGAGGAAAAACTACCATGACATTTCTCTTCCATTTTCTGATTCCCGGTGTATCTTTCTATGGTAATACAACAGCGATCATACATGTAAGCCATATTTAACACACAAAAAATTAAAATGCTGCCCATCCAGCTGCTGTAGTTTTACTTGATCCAGATCCAGTGGTAGAAGGAAGGCTTCTCTGTAGATGCCAATAAGGATATTTGATATTAAAAGACTTGATCACTTCAACATGAAATAGTTGCTCATAATGAAGTCATAGCAAACAGGTAAAAAGAGCATCACATCAGTCATAAAAGAACATAACCACTGAAACTCAAGTTCCAATTAACAAGTGACACGCATATGTTTTGTTCTTTGAATATACCAACCAGACTATGTTTCACATGTTATGATAGCAAGAGATATTTCATCAATATCTGCAGAACAAGTGTTCATTAGAGCAGCCAACAATAGTAAAACCAAGTCGCCAAAAGATTCCAAATGTCTGTTAGATTGTTTTGTTGATCAAAGTCACTGTTGGCTATTATTCTCGACTGAAAGCAGTATGCAAATAGCTACCTTCATAGGAAGCATTAGGAAAGGGATATGACAATACCTCGATTTGAGAGAGATCTGAAAGCGGATCGGTGGAATTCCTAGTACTTTCCTTTGACCCCTTGAGAGCAATACTGGGAGTAGTAGAAGTCTTTCGAGCAATGGCTGGATCATTCGGAGGGGGTGGAAGAGGAGACCTGATCTTGTTACCTCCACTAGGTGGAGGCGCAAGGGCTGGGGTTTTTTTCACAGCTCCTGTTGTTCCTGCTGCCAATCCCACAGCTGAAAGCATGCCTGTCCCACTAGATGGTTTGTTCTTCACATTTATCCGGATTGTTTCACCTTCCTATACACCAAACTACCAGAAGTTATTAACTTTAGATAAATAGCAGAGATTGTTATAGAGGATAATCCAATGATTACAATTAATTTTGAATGCATATTGGGACAGCGCGAGTAACATTAAGTCCGAATGAGAAGATCAAGGAACTGGAGAAATGAAGATCATAACAAGAAAACCAAATCAGGGAAACAAATTATCAGGTAGGAATCCACATAACATCATAGATGGATGCCCGGGCATTGAGAAGGAAGGACACTTTCAGAGGCGAGCGGGGCAACTCGAGTTAGACGAGAGGCAGGGATATAATTTCAAAGAGGATAGGCTGGTTCGCTTAGAGAGAATCTCTTCTATGATCAGGTCCGAATCATGTGTACGTAAGCAGGCTCCGTAAGATCCAGTATAAGTATAAGTGAACTAGATAAAACGGAATCAGATTCCGCTTTATCTAGTTCAAGTTTTCCTTGCATCAGCACTTAAAACTAAAAAGAAACAAACACCCAATCAGATGCATAAAATTGATTAAGAATCAAACATGGCAAGTATTTTTATGCTCCCAAACACTAGCAAAAAGAAAAGGTGTAGTCATGGTAAAGGAATCTCTAAGCTCTAATCTAACAATTAGACATTTGAAGCATACTAGATTTGCAAAATAAGCTCATCTTCTCTTTTGCCTGTTCGAATAAGCATCTGCTCGAATTTAGTCCTGTATTAGCTAAATACCTACCTAACTTGATCATTATATCCAGCTCTCATTTTATAACGGGAACATTCACAAAAAGCATCTAACAAATTTACCCATCCTAATTAGCAACAGGACTCTCCTCTTTTCCATTGCTGCATTTGTTTTGTATCTTGCTATTTTGTTGTCTattttgagctgagggtctatcggaaacaacctctctactggggtgggcatggtacgatAGATGCCTAaattactcggactcttcactttcgatGCCGCACCCTTGTCAACCCAGCGTGGGTGTGGGTGCGAGTGTGGGATCCGTACTAGATATGGTCAATCGATTTTGGGTACTTCAACCAAAATCGACGGAGAAATTCAGGACAAATACTGATATTTTTGTAATCAAAACAAAAACtaaggtgaaattgaagaaaacgaAATACCTTGTATATAGAAATTTCTATGTCAGTCTTCCTTATATCTCCTTCTGGAATTctcctcttgatcaatattttctcctTGAAATACCTTGTAAGTTTTTCACATAATGTCTCATAATTTAGACAAATAACTCTATTTTTAGGTAATTGAATTAATTTTAGCTGAATCCCTACATGGATCCATATCCCCGAATCTTTAAACTTAGCTCATGAAGGACCTAGCTCTAGATCCACACCCGTATTGGACATAAGCACCCAAGTCCGAGCAATTTAGGTAGATACCGATTACCACACTAAAATCGAAATTTTTGATATCGCGATTTCGGCATTATTGTATTTGGTATTCGatacggtattcggtatttataaGAGAAATATTGAATACCAAATACCATACagtatatagttacatatacaacTCATATATAttattaacatactaacaaatatataaactaatattaataaaaaaactaattgtttagacgttggaactttgactactctatcttaATCAACAAGtcctttttgtgtaattgattaatGAAGGGAATTGCTTAtattttcttttgaatatttttatatGCTTAAGGTGTTGGTATGATATAATTGAGACATTTTTTGAATAGCCGAAGTCGTAATTCTCTAttatatgagtatatgtaagttGAAGTCGAACAAACTATGGTTACCGATTTACTGTATCAGCAAATACCGAACCCAACTTAAAATACCGAaacataccgaattaatttggtacggTAATGGGTAAAGTATATTTAAAAACCGAAAATAGAAATTACCGACCGAAGTTTCCAATActataccatgcccacccctagtctctacctcacaaaggtagggggtaaggtatgcgtacatcctaccctccgcAGACCCCACTTGTTGGATTGCACTggatgtgttgttgttgattagcAAAAGGACAAATATTCTTGGTTCATTATCAAATAACCACTCATTCACAAACTTCCTGTAGGACATTCCATAAGTTAAAAATGTAGTTCTTTTAGGATGATCTATCCTAGGGAGTTTTCACTATCAGATAGTTCAAATGCATATGATTTAGGTTCAATTACTACTCAATTATCCTCTCCAAGCAACTGTATTAACAAACTGAAAAGCAAATTTCTTTTGTAACAAGaatcaacaacatacccagtgaaatcccacaagtgggggtATGTGGAGGGTAGAGTGCACGCAGACCTCATGAGGGTAAAGagattgtttccgatagacctcggctcaagtaaagcaTATCAAAACAAGTATGAAAAGAAAATACAGTAGAGAATAACATTAGCAACAACAAAGTAAGGACGCCTTTTGAATTTTGTAGTCTTAAATTAAAGAAACGTAAAATGTACCAAAATAAtatcctttaatcttgtggtcttaaacatgtcatgtgaaaagttggaattaaagagtttccaaaaaaaaagaaaaaaaaaagagagacattattttttaaaaagactaaaaaggaaagtaagacaaataaattggAACAGATGGAGCAATACGATAACTGAAGCAAAGAAAACAACAAGTAATAATAAAATTGAAGAAATAGGAAAGTAGGAGAATAAAAATAAAACCTTTAATCGGTGATTAACAGCAGGATGAATATCAATGTGATTATCGTCACCAGCCTCACCATCTCCAACATCCTTCTCAATCTCTCTCTTCACATACTTCTCATGATCAGATAACGCCACATTAAAATCAAACGCCTCATTCCTTTCATTAAACCCTAACCCTACAAACGCATGCTTCCCTCTCCCATCCTCGATCTTCAACACGAAGTACCTGTTATGGAATCGAAGATAACAGGACAGAAAATCGAAGTGAGAAAGAACGAAAACTCTTTGTATCGATTTTTCTTGCATTGAAAATAAAAGAATACATCACTAATTTACATTACAGAGAAGTAAAGAAAATAGAATAAAAAGGAAGTATGTTATTTTCTTTATAGATACTAAACTAAAAGCAAACCACATATTAGTATGTAATTAATGTATATCCTAGACTTTGAAGTAAATCATACTCCTCCGTCCCAATTCACGtgttttactttccttttttgTGTGTCTCAAAAAGAGTCAACTCTTTCTATAATTCGTAAGTTTTCAAATTCCAACATTCTACATGGCAAGTTGAAGACCACAAGATTTAAGGGGTCATTTGTTACGCTGGATAAGGTGGCATATTCCGGGATTAAGTTTGGGATAAattttataccttgtttggttgaAAACTTATAACTTCAACCAAACAAGGTATACAAATTTCCCCAAACTTAGTCTTGGATATCCCATCTTATACCATCAAGCTTGgtattattttatcccacctccCAGGTGGGTTAAATTAGTCAAGGGATAGCTTAGTCCGCGTACCAAACAACCCTTACAAGATCCAAAAGTCGCCCTTTGTTTCTTAAACTTCATCCCCAGTCAAAACTaatacacttaaattgagacggagggagtaatataaaATGAAAGTAAATATTCTAATCACATTAATGCAAATCATCATAACATACAAGTAATGTAAATATTTTCACAGTTACCTCGACGAGTCGAGCACCGATTCAACCGAGCTCTCTCTCTGTCCGGGCCCCACAAAACACGCCGCGAATAGCTCTCCGGTATTCGGATCCTCCAATCGGATCTCGCAACGCTCTTTGCAGGATACGACCCGGACCCGACCCGTCCAGATCTTATCGGATTGTAACCATTCACCGCATTTGTAACCCCCGCTAGTTGGACGTGGAGGGATTTTGAAAACGGATACCTCACGCACTACGAGGAGCGTGTGCTCAAACGATTCTTCATCCTCCTCCTCGAACGACATCGTTTTGTGgatatcaagagaaaaaaaaaatacgaaaTCAGTCTTTCAGGTGTTTTTGAGTTCAGATTTTTGGAGTGGAGTTGGTGGTGTTGCTGGTAGGAGAGAAGAGACGTGTTGGAGTTGAGAATTTTACTTATTTGCCCTCAATGTATTttcgagaaaatgacaaaaatggtccagGTTTGTCAAAAGTTAACACAAGATTCAAATGTCTttcttattttcttaaattttgtgttaaGTTAAAaccagacaaataaattgaaacgaaggaaGTGATATCTTTAGTCTCCGTCAAATTTCAACAATTTATGTTCGTTAGATTTAACAGATTGAGAGATAAAAGATTTTATCATTAATAGGGTTGCTTATCATACGGATAATTACGCTTAACGATTTGGGTTATCGCTTATTGGCTTTTAAATGTACTAATCTGTtagccaaccgataagatatcAGTAGGTTCAGTATCGGGTTAGTAATTATCTAGTGGTTATCGGCCGGTGTATCGGTTAAATCTAAGAGACAATAAAAATTATcaaaaaagggcctaaaataccctcgaactattatacttggtgcaaaaataccctccatccacctttgagctCCAAAATGCCCCCGCTGTCTTTGGGTCTAATATACCTTTATTTCTAACAACCCAATCTCATTAAATATGTGGCATCATTTTATTGGTTACCATATATAATTAACTAAACTCATTAGATTTAATCTAACTTGGTCATTAGATTTAATCTAAGTTGACCGGATCAACCCATCTAACCTGTCAACCTGACCCGCCCCAAATTAAATCCCCCATCAACTAAAAGAATAGAACCACTTCATTTTACCCATCTACCCGACAAACCCTTTACCCAATTCATTAAAAAAATCAGTTCGCTAGTTGAACCACTTCGAAAACCCTAGAACCCTTGAACCAATTTTCGGCCAAAATCTAGCTATTTTTTGCCTGAATACGTTCATTGGGTGAAGATTTGGACTATACGAATTGTATTCCTCCTTTTGAAGTAAGATTTTGCTACTTATTGCTTATTTATTTTCAGTTAGggtttacaattttttttattgtgTGCGCGATTTGATGTATGTTATCGTTTTTGTTGATCTTCCATGTGTTATATGCTTTTGTTGTTGTTACTCTATCACACTATATGAGGTGTCACAAGTTAGGGTCTCTATCACACTATATGAAGTGTCACAAGTTAGGGTCTCTATCACACTATATGAAGTGTCACAAGTTAGGGTTTTTTTTAATTGTTGTTTCAAGTTGGAATATTTTGTTGGTCGGACCACTTTATATGCTTTTTCCTCTTTATTTCttgccttttttttctttttctttttctgtttttgtattgtgtatatgtgtatctgtTAGGTATATTTATGAATGTTAGGTGTAGGTTTTTTTTTTCATGCATAGCtcaatttttgtttgttttgggtACTTTATTCAATGCTTTTGTCTACGTATGCTATTATTTTAAGCATGTGGTCCCTCTTCCCTTGTTCTTGTCTTCACATAAATATTGGTAGATTCCCTATTCCTTATTCAATTGTTGTGTATGCAGCTTTTTATTTCCCTTTCTTTAATGTTCTAATGGGCCTGTTTCCCTTTCTTTTATATTTGTCACGTGCCTTTCTTGAAGGATGGTTGATAAGGTTGATTTAGTCTTTAATAATGGGGGCAAGTGGATCTTGAATCCTCAAGTTGTCTACATAAACAACAGAATCATGTGTGGGAGGGATGTGATCCAGACTTGCTGTTATATAGACATATGTAAAGAATACAATGAAAAATTAGGTTTTAGGATGGTAAAACAACTGCTGGTCACAGGGCTTTCTGGGAGATATTACTTGGTTGAGAGTGATGCAGGCATTAGAACACTTCAATCTTTTCTATCTAGTCAGCTTTGTGTGTTGCAATTCTTTGCTGTAGATGAAATTGAAGATAATCTTTCAGCTTCCAACATCATTCATCATAAAGAACTATGCTTTGTATCAGTAGATGTCGGAACTGATTGTAAGTCAGGTGACGAAGAGGATGATGATAATGAACCAGTTCCTAGTGACTATGACAGTGAAGAATTGGAACTTTTTAGAAAGGAAAAGCATAGGGAAGTAAATGAGAAACTAGACAGGTTTTTAGTGTTGGAAAAGGGTATGAGCTTTAAGGATCTTGATGAAGCTAAAAGAGTTGTGAGCTTTTACTAAGTTTCTACTAAGAAAGGACTTATAGTTGATCATAGTGACGGTCATAAAGTTAGATATAAGTGTGATGTTGGTTGTCCTTTTGTGTGTTTGATTTCTGAAGATAACAAGAATCAGGATTTTAAGATTAAGACCATACAATTAGAACATAATTGTCAGCCAACATTTAAGAATAAAAGAGCTACTCAACAAGCTATAACACATTACTTCAAGAACAAAGTGCAGAATAATCCTAAGTACAAGGTGAAAGATATGAGGCAGGATTTGGATGATCAATTTTCACTTAATATTAGTGCTCCAAAGATGAAGAGGGTTAAAAGACTTATTTTAGAGAAATTGGAGGGTAGCTAAATTGGTGATTTCAATAGGTTGGAGGCTTATGCTCAAGGATTGAGGGATAGCAATCCTGGTACTGATGTGGTGATAAACATATCTAAAGAGGCTCTTGAACAAGGTAAAAGAAGATTTCTAAGAATTTATGTGTGCTTTCAAGATTTGAAAAGTGATTGGAGAGGAGGTTTGAGGCATTTATAGGGCTGGATGGCACATTTTTTGAAGGGAAGTGTAGGGAAATTTTATTGGTTGCCCTTGGTCAAGATGCAGAAAAGCACTTTTATACTCTAGTTTGGGCAGTAGTGGATAGAGAAACATCCAGAACTTGGAAATGGTTCATTTAGTTGTTGAGAAATTCTTTAGAGCTGGCAGATGGTGAAGGATTGACACTTATGTCTGATATGCAAAAGGTATTTGTTTTCCTGTATTATTAGTTTCTGATTTTCTATTTTGTATAGTTGATGTACTTTAACTTGTTATTCTAATGATTCTTACAAGGATTGATTGATGTTGTTACTCATGTGCTTCCTAAAGCACACCACAGATGGTTTGTAAGGCACATTGAAGCAGGACTTGGAGGGGTGTAGAGACGAAGAAGTTACCGTGGTGGTCTGCTTGGAGCacatatgaaaaataaatccatGATCAGTTGAATTCCATGGGTGTGGTGTCTGAAGAAGCTGTCAAATATCTGTTGTGGTACCCAGCAGATCACTGGTGCAGGGCCTATTTTGACACAGTCTGCAAGAACTTCTCAGTTGAAAGCAATTTTACTAAGTCATTCAACAAATGAATTCAAGAAGCAAGGACAAAACCAATAATCATGATGCTGGAAGATATTAGAATAAAGGTATATCTGTTTTACTTCTTTTTCCTAGAATTCTGTCTTACCAAATCTTGTGCTGAAATGTCTTTAGAGTGAAAATGCTGAGAAAGACAGTTTTGGTAGATTAAATGTTTCCAGTGATCACACATTGTGCTTTCTACTGCAATTTTGGTCTCTAATCTCTCACATTGTGCCTCTTATTGCAATTGGGTTGCTAAGTATATCTATTTTCCTTGATTTAGTACAAGGGGTAGTTTTTAGTTTTTTCTAGAGATTTGGATGTTCTTGGATTTTGATTTGGTACCTTTTTTGTGTGTAAAAATGGAATCTTTATTTGAGTTTGTCAGTATTTATGTACATGGTAGATTCTATGGGTTGCTGAGTATATCTGTTTTTCTATAGAAGGTTTAAGCTTCATGTGCTTGTAGAGAGTCCCAACTATAATGCATTCTTTGTCTTCCTCTAATCTCAGAACAGTACATACTGCAAACAGAATGTAAGGATACAATATGAAGGAAACAAAACACAAGGAAAAATGTAATATTTGATACTGTAAATGTTCAAAGAACCAATAAGCCAGCTCTAAATGATGCTACAGTTAGGAAAAATGTAATATTTGATACTGTAAATGTTCTAAGCACCAATAAGCTAGGTCTAAATGAAACTACAATTGGAAATCCCAGATATCTCTTTCTTGAGTTTTCACCTTATGTTCTAAGGAATAAATTTAGCCACTTTTTGAAGATAAAATCACCATAGGTTCACCAAAAGCTATAGTTAGATAATTAAACACAAACAAGGGAGATAAGCATCAGTGATGGCAACAGAAAATAGGATGAATTAGTTATCAAAATGGGGGAGCTGAAAATTTTGAAACTCAGAGAATGCATATTTGGTAGTTGCAACATACCTTTAGTAAGGAACCCCTGTGCATTTTATACATAAAACTGATTTGGGGATTTTTCTTGAATGTGAAAATTGAATATCACATTGTGCTTCTTATTGCAATTGGGTTGCTGGATAtctgtttttgtttgtttgtttgaaaTGCATACTTGAAAGCAATTGAAATGCATACTTGAAAGCAACCATAAATTCAAAGCTTCTTATCTACTTGCCCATTCTTACTGGCTAAGTGGTATCACAGACTTAGCAGTTACTCCATTTGTTTCCAACTCAACTAATAGGGCTATTGTATAGCCAGATCAGAACAAATGTTACAAGGTCTATTCAGATCATAGCCATATAATGCAGCTAACAAGTTATTTTCTGGAGCTATTGAGTTTGATACAGTTTAATATATGTCTCATTCATTGTTATTTATTATGAATGTTATGTATAGGTGATGACTATGTTTGAAAGATCTTGAAGATGAGGCAAGAACTTGGATGGGAGATTTCAGCCCATATGCCATGGATTTGTATAATGATTTCAGAATCATTGTACAAGGCTGCCAAGTTCAAGGTAATGGAGACTTAAGGTATGAGGTGGTTGAGGGTGGAGATAAACATGTTGTGGATCTACTTAGGAAGAAGTATACATGTAGGACATGGGACTTGACATGAATTCCATGTCCTCATGCCATTAAAGCTTTACTTCATGGCAAACAAGAACCATTGAGTGAGATATATTAGTGGTATTCAAAACAGGCTTACATGTTAGTATACATGCATAAGATACAACCTGTTAGAGGTGACAAATTCTGAAAAGTTGATCCATCTCACGCTATGGAGCCACCAGAAATACATAAAATGGTTGACAGACCAAAGATTAAGAAAACAAGGGAAAATTATGAGGCAGGGAAGAGGGAGGG includes these proteins:
- the LOC132610518 gene encoding uncharacterized protein At1g03900, with the protein product MSFEEEDEESFEHTLLVVREVSVFKIPPRPTSGGYKCGEWLQSDKIWTGRVRVVSCKERCEIRLEDPNTGELFAACFVGPGQRESSVESVLDSSRYFVLKIEDGRGKHAFVGLGFNERNEAFDFNVALSDHEKYVKREIEKDVGDGEAGDDNHIDIHPAVNHRLKEGETIRINVKNKPSSGTGMLSAVGLAAGTTGAVKKTPALAPPPSGGNKIRSPLPPPPNDPAIARKTSTTPSIALKGSKESTRNSTDPLSDLSQIERSLPSTTGSGSSKTTAAGWAAF